The Flaviramulus sp. BrNp1-15 genome has a window encoding:
- a CDS encoding LamG-like jellyroll fold domain-containing protein, whose product MVKKLLSPSKIIVLFILLISFVNTGYSQTEIAKQRFHNGNPSYQVTVADKDGVWAPPSQTITTHAGTDNWDYTVTTSEGIIRIVNDDITDPASDDYSLELKNYWDDAPSVEFADIDISNYVNVNFSIAFQSLGHPDQNENLYLDYSYFDGGTWVDNTVVLIEGLNAIDLGFMKIEPDIRLFNVSLPDPNPYVVSVPDSATAFRATIRSEFLNGANGNDNYYIDDVILSGDATTTAPVANCQGDFAIELDAFGNTSITVADIDNGSSVTVGTMSLSIDKSEFTCDDLGPNVITLTVSDGIQERTCTTIVTVNNYSGPMIAPPVNDVTAFCSYSAPTPQDLSYQCRIITPTTTDQTTFTTSGNYSISWVYYDSVTGNSVTEVQNINLTSLSAPTNITVSNIGASTATISWDELFGAESYEIRYKKSSVTNWETVSSETNEVVLVGLQQVTQYDFQVTGICDGNTSYSPVDNFTTVLNDYCDPTNFDTHPDRYISRIRFGTLTQNIDNSSGFNNGYGDYTSEIADLYKDNNYTLQINVQKRNNDWMGYRVWIDFNGDGDFEDAGEEVWDNNGNNSNQFYFNPSIYIPTYAVNGFTKMRVAMRRGGAPGDPCNAAGDGNDYGEIEDYLLNLQIEPNSPQEIDVTGNGNLILDDAGVAELSQANNTDYDSFDIYEGQLIKTYVITNNGENPLVLTGSPFVQLAAGSDPDFTILAQPSTGTLQIGESVTFTIAFDPSSIATPIKQATVIINNNDDDSDIDPSDSEHIFTFLIQGEAVKTFPDTDGDGVPDNIDGDDDNDGLLDSTEDSTCKVYSYSTQVETVFLNETFGAGYDRITVAEASDGSSTTYCYEDGTGACGGSNNLNDGSYTIYYQASNGDGINQTPNGDVSSWADSDWYVGLDHTPDSIDGVEPGRMLLVNADYDPGIFYEATIKGVATGVEIVYGFSVINLMRTDHPNIVNKKKPQVAIAVYDPNGTLIALETSGLIEPTDHTNPNGDWVTVETTFTTTSSQFTIQLINDQDGGDGNDLAIDDIYVKQILCDQDGDGVADSIDLDNDNDGIPNVVELGLADGDKDATLFGDGWVDANGNGVHDSYEGGVPMIDTDGDGIPDYIDADSDNDGIFDAVEYDGYGDIDVDGDGLGDGSDANSLVYDDEADGDGLLGIIDGNDLDVDDLDHGSAGYVTPVDTDGDGIPDYLEIDSNNDGVYDIEETIYAGYDVDGDGIIDGSTDIDQDGILDSFDTNTSAFGSPRDLDDKYTLYFDGRNDYISENVPVIAGWTSSTLMAWVKIAPGASGQRRIVGQDNFYLTVNNDGTASAVSGGTTLSSTTTLPENVWVHVAASYNNADGNFVLYVNGAEEAIASAGSLGSGTTDLTIGRRPGVSGEENVLTSEYFEGEIDEVRVFDAGLSEEEIQKMVYQELDETGSFVSGKIIPSDISALAGSSLQRYYKMDRFAADITTEQKGVSSGAKLYNIKDIYYQTAPLPYVTTADGSWTTEGTWLHGDVWDIEDTASNKDWIVVKVSHDITASHDIKTAGLLIDSGRRLTVQGDHLVENSWYFELDGTLDLMDDSQLVQTVTSDLVTSADGKVLRRQEGTSSAYWYNYWSSPVGVQAATSLSDNNGTTNNVNNTDFSLNMLKDGTGTDIIFTSGYTANGSNLSTYWLYTYINGLTYWDWEQINTSIGLNPGVGYTQKGTGAGGPDQQYIFEGKPNNGTILIDVTDVGGAGSVTGASKTEYLLGNPYASALDIHKFIDDNIGVIDGTIQLWQQWSGSSHNLNEYNGGYAQVNKLGSTRAYQFVGYYGAHNGSQDGTIVPSRYLPVGQGFITEIVADGQVEFNNSQRVFIKEADADGSYNNGSTFSKSGNSKSSKGEASKAIEEEDSMQKIRLEFSSISGPETRRELLLGFSDYTTDAFDYGYDARCTESNNNDLNLSLEGGNYNMQAYSAITSDKVVPLNFKSSGNNSFEIKITELEDVDEHQEIYLRDNLTGMYFDLTQDTGYSFTSEQGKFNERFEVVFQNESQSLSTEEVLAGDNFMYYQNPSKTFYAKQLTTEVKNLMLINMRGQSVLELDNVSRTSLESGIRFDNIATGTYVVCLKTETNQVLTKKIVIN is encoded by the coding sequence ATGGTAAAAAAATTACTCTCACCTAGTAAAATAATAGTATTATTTATTTTGCTAATTTCATTTGTAAATACTGGTTATTCGCAAACAGAAATTGCGAAGCAACGATTCCATAATGGTAATCCATCTTATCAAGTAACAGTTGCTGATAAAGATGGAGTTTGGGCACCACCAAGTCAAACCATTACCACTCATGCAGGTACAGACAACTGGGATTATACAGTAACAACATCAGAAGGTATAATAAGAATTGTGAATGATGATATTACTGATCCTGCCTCAGACGATTATAGTTTAGAACTTAAGAATTATTGGGATGATGCTCCATCTGTAGAATTTGCAGATATAGATATTTCTAATTATGTTAACGTAAACTTTTCAATAGCTTTTCAATCTTTAGGTCATCCAGATCAAAATGAAAATCTGTATTTAGATTACTCTTATTTTGATGGAGGAACTTGGGTAGATAATACAGTTGTTTTGATTGAAGGTTTAAATGCTATTGACTTAGGTTTTATGAAAATAGAACCAGATATTAGGTTATTCAATGTTTCTCTACCAGATCCTAATCCTTATGTGGTATCTGTACCAGATTCAGCTACGGCATTTAGAGCAACCATTAGGTCAGAATTTTTAAATGGAGCCAATGGTAACGACAATTACTATATTGATGATGTAATATTAAGCGGAGATGCTACAACAACTGCACCTGTTGCAAATTGTCAAGGTGATTTTGCAATAGAGCTAGATGCTTTTGGTAATACATCTATAACTGTTGCAGATATAGATAATGGTTCAAGTGTTACAGTGGGTACTATGTCTTTATCAATAGATAAGTCAGAATTCACATGTGATGATTTAGGGCCAAATGTAATAACATTAACCGTAAGCGATGGAATACAAGAAAGAACATGTACTACTATTGTAACAGTTAATAACTATTCTGGACCAATGATTGCTCCACCGGTTAATGATGTAACAGCATTTTGTTCTTATAGTGCTCCTACACCACAAGATTTATCTTATCAATGTAGAATTATAACACCTACAACAACAGATCAAACAACATTTACAACATCTGGGAATTATTCAATTTCTTGGGTGTATTACGATTCTGTTACAGGAAATAGTGTTACTGAAGTTCAAAATATTAACTTAACTTCTTTATCTGCGCCCACAAATATTACAGTTAGTAATATTGGAGCGAGTACAGCAACTATAAGTTGGGATGAATTGTTTGGTGCAGAATCTTACGAAATAAGATATAAAAAATCTTCTGTAACAAACTGGGAAACAGTTTCTTCTGAAACTAATGAAGTAGTGCTTGTTGGTCTACAACAAGTAACACAGTACGATTTTCAAGTAACAGGTATTTGTGATGGTAATACGTCGTATTCACCTGTAGATAATTTTACAACAGTATTAAATGATTATTGCGACCCAACTAATTTTGATACACATCCAGATAGATACATTAGTAGAATTCGCTTTGGAACATTAACTCAAAATATTGATAACTCGTCAGGGTTTAATAATGGATATGGAGATTATACTAGTGAAATAGCCGATTTATACAAAGACAATAACTATACTTTACAAATAAACGTTCAAAAAAGAAATAATGATTGGATGGGTTATAGAGTATGGATAGATTTTAATGGTGATGGCGATTTTGAAGATGCAGGTGAAGAAGTTTGGGATAACAATGGAAATAATTCCAACCAATTCTATTTTAATCCTTCAATTTACATACCAACTTATGCAGTTAATGGTTTTACCAAAATGCGAGTTGCCATGAGAAGAGGTGGTGCTCCAGGTGATCCTTGTAATGCTGCTGGCGATGGAAATGATTATGGTGAAATCGAAGATTATTTATTAAACCTACAAATTGAACCAAATTCTCCACAAGAAATAGATGTAACAGGTAATGGTAACCTTATTTTAGATGATGCAGGTGTTGCTGAGTTATCTCAAGCAAACAATACCGATTATGATTCGTTTGATATTTACGAAGGTCAATTAATAAAAACTTATGTTATAACAAACAATGGTGAGAATCCTCTTGTATTAACAGGATCTCCTTTTGTTCAACTAGCAGCAGGAAGTGACCCTGATTTTACAATATTAGCACAACCATCAACAGGTACTTTACAAATAGGAGAATCTGTTACTTTTACAATAGCTTTTGATCCTTCTTCAATAGCAACTCCTATAAAACAAGCTACAGTAATCATCAATAATAATGATGATGATTCAGATATAGATCCTTCAGATTCTGAGCATATATTTACATTCTTAATTCAAGGAGAAGCAGTTAAAACCTTCCCAGATACAGATGGCGATGGTGTACCAGATAATATAGATGGAGATGATGATAATGATGGATTGTTAGATTCTACCGAAGATTCTACATGTAAAGTATACTCTTATTCAACTCAGGTAGAAACTGTATTTTTAAATGAAACTTTTGGTGCAGGATACGATAGAATAACGGTTGCTGAAGCCAGTGACGGTTCTTCAACCACATATTGTTATGAAGATGGTACTGGTGCATGTGGTGGTTCTAATAACCTTAACGACGGATCTTATACAATATATTATCAAGCTTCAAATGGAGATGGTATTAACCAAACTCCAAATGGCGATGTGTCATCTTGGGCAGATAGCGATTGGTATGTTGGTCTAGACCATACACCAGATAGTATTGATGGAGTAGAACCAGGTAGAATGTTATTAGTTAATGCCGATTATGACCCAGGAATTTTTTATGAAGCAACTATTAAAGGTGTAGCAACAGGAGTTGAAATCGTTTATGGGTTTTCTGTAATTAATCTAATGAGAACAGATCATCCAAATATTGTTAATAAAAAGAAACCACAAGTAGCAATTGCAGTTTACGATCCTAATGGAACTCTTATTGCATTAGAAACCTCAGGATTAATAGAACCTACAGACCATACCAACCCTAATGGCGATTGGGTAACCGTAGAGACCACCTTTACAACCACATCTTCTCAGTTTACCATTCAATTGATTAATGATCAAGATGGTGGGGATGGTAACGATTTAGCGATCGACGATATTTATGTTAAACAGATATTATGTGATCAAGATGGTGATGGTGTAGCAGATTCCATAGATTTAGATAATGATAATGATGGTATTCCCAATGTTGTAGAATTAGGTTTAGCTGATGGCGACAAAGATGCAACCTTATTTGGCGATGGTTGGGTAGATGCCAACGGTAATGGCGTTCATGATTCCTATGAGGGTGGAGTACCTATGATAGATACCGATGGCGATGGCATTCCGGATTATATAGATGCCGATTCAGACAATGACGGGATATTTGATGCCGTTGAGTATGATGGTTATGGCGATATAGATGTCGATGGTGATGGTTTGGGCGATGGCTCAGACGCAAACAGTCTTGTGTATGATGATGAAGCCGATGGTGATGGCTTATTAGGAATCATAGATGGTAATGATTTAGATGTAGATGATTTAGATCACGGAAGTGCAGGTTATGTAACACCAGTAGATACCGATGGCGATGGCATCCCAGATTATTTAGAGATTGATTCTAACAATGATGGTGTTTATGATATTGAGGAGACTATTTATGCAGGTTACGATGTAGATGGCGATGGTATCATAGATGGCTCAACAGATATCGATCAAGATGGTATATTAGATAGTTTTGATACAAACACGAGCGCTTTTGGATCCCCAAGAGATTTAGATGACAAGTATACTCTATATTTCGATGGTCGAAATGATTATATATCAGAGAACGTACCAGTAATAGCAGGTTGGACAAGCAGCACATTAATGGCTTGGGTAAAGATAGCACCAGGCGCTTCAGGACAACGACGCATAGTAGGACAAGACAATTTTTATTTAACGGTAAACAATGATGGAACAGCAAGTGCTGTATCAGGCGGAACAACATTAAGTTCAACCACTACATTACCGGAAAATGTATGGGTTCATGTAGCGGCTTCGTATAACAATGCCGATGGTAACTTTGTATTATATGTTAATGGTGCAGAAGAAGCTATCGCTTCAGCAGGAAGTTTAGGATCTGGTACTACAGATTTAACTATAGGAAGAAGACCAGGGGTATCAGGAGAAGAGAATGTATTAACCAGCGAATATTTTGAAGGTGAGATAGATGAAGTTCGCGTATTTGATGCGGGACTATCAGAAGAAGAGATTCAAAAGATGGTGTATCAGGAATTAGATGAAACAGGCAGTTTTGTAAGCGGAAAAATAATTCCGTCAGATATATCAGCTTTAGCAGGATCAAGTTTACAGCGCTATTACAAGATGGATCGTTTTGCAGCAGATATTACAACTGAGCAAAAAGGTGTTTCAAGTGGTGCAAAACTATACAACATTAAAGATATTTATTACCAAACCGCTCCCTTGCCATATGTAACCACAGCGGACGGTAGTTGGACTACAGAGGGCACCTGGTTACATGGCGATGTATGGGATATAGAAGATACCGCGAGCAATAAAGATTGGATCGTCGTAAAGGTATCCCATGATATCACAGCAAGTCATGATATCAAGACTGCGGGGTTACTGATAGATTCAGGACGACGCTTAACCGTACAAGGCGATCATTTAGTAGAGAACAGCTGGTACTTTGAGTTAGATGGGACCTTAGACTTAATGGATGATTCTCAGCTGGTGCAGACTGTTACCAGTGATTTAGTAACATCAGCAGATGGAAAAGTATTAAGAAGACAAGAAGGCACCTCAAGTGCGTATTGGTATAACTATTGGTCCTCACCAGTAGGGGTACAAGCAGCCACAAGCTTATCAGATAACAACGGAACAACAAACAATGTAAACAACACCGACTTTAGTTTAAATATGCTAAAAGATGGTACAGGCACTGATATTATATTCACATCAGGATATACGGCAAACGGTAGTAACTTAAGTACCTATTGGTTGTATACCTATATTAATGGATTGACCTATTGGGATTGGGAGCAAATAAACACATCAATAGGGTTGAATCCAGGAGTTGGATACACCCAAAAAGGCACAGGCGCAGGCGGACCAGACCAACAGTATATATTTGAAGGTAAGCCAAATAATGGAACGATACTGATAGATGTCACCGATGTCGGTGGAGCAGGATCCGTTACTGGCGCTTCGAAGACAGAGTACCTTTTAGGAAACCCTTATGCCTCAGCACTGGATATCCATAAGTTTATAGATGACAATATAGGCGTTATAGATGGAACCATACAACTGTGGCAACAATGGAGCGGAAGTTCACATAACTTAAACGAATACAATGGTGGTTATGCACAAGTAAACAAATTAGGGTCTACCCGTGCCTATCAATTTGTAGGATATTATGGAGCACATAATGGGTCGCAAGACGGTACGATAGTACCCTCAAGATACTTACCAGTAGGGCAAGGTTTTATTACAGAGATCGTTGCAGATGGTCAAGTAGAGTTCAATAATAGCCAACGTGTATTTATAAAAGAAGCCGATGCTGATGGGAGTTATAATAATGGTTCGACATTTTCAAAGTCAGGAAACAGTAAATCCTCAAAAGGAGAGGCTTCAAAAGCAATAGAAGAAGAGGACAGTATGCAAAAGATCCGTTTGGAGTTCAGTTCTATATCTGGACCAGAAACGAGAAGAGAGTTGTTATTAGGCTTTAGTGATTATACCACAGATGCTTTTGATTATGGTTACGATGCCAGATGTACAGAATCAAATAACAACGATTTAAACTTAAGTTTAGAAGGTGGTAACTATAACATGCAAGCGTATAGTGCGATTACCTCAGATAAGGTTGTGCCATTAAACTTTAAATCATCAGGCAATAATAGTTTTGAGATCAAGATTACAGAATTAGAAGATGTAGATGAGCATCAAGAGATTTACTTAAGAGATAACTTAACAGGTATGTATTTTGATTTAACCCAAGATACAGGCTATAGCTTCACTTCAGAACAAGGGAAGTTTAATGAAAGGTTTGAGGTTGTATTCCAAAACGAATCACAGAGTTTAAGTACCGAGGAGGTATTGGCAGGAGATAACTTCATGTATTATCAAAACCCAAGCAAGACGTTTTATGCAAAGCAGTTAACCACGGAGGTTAAGAACTTAATGCTAATAAACATGCGAGGGCAAAGCGTATTAGAGTTAGATAATGTATCGAGAACAAGTTTAGAGAGTGGAATACGATTTGATAACATAGCTACCGGCACCTATGTGGTTTGTTTAAAGACTGAAACTAACCAAGTCTTAACTAAAAAGATTGTTATTAATTAA